A single region of the Garra rufa chromosome 20, GarRuf1.0, whole genome shotgun sequence genome encodes:
- the mafbb gene encoding v-maf avian musculoaponeurotic fibrosarcoma oncogene homolog Bb, which yields MTAEQHQLNLDYGDFDMRFDVKKESAALGPDRSFIQQCGVHVPGSVSSTPMSTPCSSVPSSPSFSPSGQRSGAEDLYWTLNTGAYPQHADPHCLELTPEDVREALSANLMHTHPSQLHQAEMEGYRNIGQFHAPNMHQYHQQQYTELGHNPDQLMQHLDCSSQGATHLKTHNMHQQTHHRRSERAESRFSDQQLVSMSVRELNRHLRGMSKDDIIRLKQKRRTLKNRGYAQSCRHKRVQQKHILENEKTSLATQVEQLKHELNRLVRERDAYKLKCERLVVGMNCQSNGPSCENPSSPKFLR from the coding sequence ATGACGGCGGAGCAGCATCAGCTGAATTTGGACTACGGCGACTTTGACATGAGATTTGACGTGAAGAAGGAGTCTGCAGCTCTGGGACCGGACCGCTCTTTTATCCAGCAGTGCGGTGTACACGTACCAGGCTCCGTGTCCAGCACACCCATGAGCACCCCATGCAGCTCCGTGCCCTCATCACCGAGCTTCAGCCCGAGCGGACAGAGAAGCGGTGCTGAAGATCTCTACTGGACCCTGAACACGGGGGCTTATCCACAGCACGCAGATCCACACTGTCTCGAACTGACACCTGAGGATGTCCGGGAAGCCTTGAGTGCCAACCTCATGCATACACACCCGTCTCAACTCCACCAGGCAGAGATGGAGGGATACAGGAACATTGGTCAGTTCCATGCACCAAACATGCACCAGTACCATCAGCAGCAGTACACCGAGCTCGGCCACAATCCTGATCAGTTAATGCAGCATCTCGACTGTTCATCTCAAGGCGCGACGCACCTGAAGACGCACAACATGCACCAGCAGACGCACCACAGGCGCAGCGAACGCGCGGAGAGCCGCTTCTCTGACCAGCAGCTGGTGTCCATGTCTGTGCGGGAGCTCAACCGGCACCTCCGCGGCATGAGCAAGGACGATATCATCCGGCTGAAGCAGAAACGCCGTACCTTGAAAAACCGCGGCTACGCGCAGTCGTGTCGGCACAAACGCGTTCAGCAGAAACACATTCTGGAGAACGAGAAGACGAGCCTCGCCACGCAAGTGGAGCAGCTGAAACACGAGCTCAATAGGCTGGTGCGCGAAAGGGACGCGTATAAACTCAAATGCGAGAGGCTAGTTGTCGGAATGAACTGCCAGAGCAATGGACCCTCTTGTGAAAATCCATCATCTCCTAAATTTTTGCGATAG
- the fam83d gene encoding protein FAM83D, whose protein sequence is MALSQCLEDSPGWRTPRKSQDLNLKELYNERHRLALEELVAGGVESFMGFLQKERIPNFLSDEEIRRISRAAVVPKSLSLIGDDSHLDQSSTLDCSSVTYFPEVSDIEPPVLEMGWPAFTAGSFRGVTRAVAYFQPSYGECIYSCKEAARRMIKNAKEVIAIVTDSLTDLDIFQDLQEACIRRRVPVYILLDQTSVPSFLQMCKNLRVQLDELLQMKVRTVTGSTYYMRSGARITGKVHERFMLIDGNRVATGSYRFNWTDGKLNSSNLIELSGQITEKFDEEFRILYAQSLPLPANTRAPSSARSSGLYDHLVLKPPGTPPSYLARTTKPQPECLTSTPARLHTPEIQQMNKDIEDRDRKSNPLSDTSTLGEDWIEQELGEEALASHDPPPVPATNVTAQTQTVDVMISPPVPSCDISTQTTCQTADVSVQTCADKLTTKTSFSSNPSCNLQEVDCHPPVCLAPQDITMRECFLKITKERQHHYSSIRSKLDHMVTLLSHKRELVDLTNLALRPGLHKGRKGQQEGRQVHGTLDNAIMGTWPRSRCLQ, encoded by the exons ATGGCTCTTTCCCAGTGTCTTGAGGATTCGCCAGGCTGGCGGACACCGAGAAAAAGCCAGGACCTAAACTTGAAAGAACTTTATAATGAGAGACACCGACTCGCCCTGGAGGAGCTGGTCGCCGGTGGAGTCGAGTCCTTCATGGGATTCCTGCAGAAGGAAAGAATCCCTAATTTTCTCTCCGACGAAGAGATCAGGCGGATTTCCCGCGCAGCTGTAGTGCCCAAATCACTCTCTTTGATTGGAGACGATTCTCATTTGGACCAGTCTAGTACACTGGATTGCTCATCTGTCACTTATTTTCCCGAAGTCTCTGATATTGAGCCTCCAGTTTTAGAGATGGGCTGGCCAGCATTCACTGCAGGGTCCTTCCGTGGAGTAACACGTGCCGTCGCCTACTTCCAGCCGAGTTATGGAGAGTGCATTTATAGTTGCAAAGAAGCAGCCAGGAGGATGATAAAAAATGCAAAAGAG GTGATTGCTATTGTAACAGACTCTTTGACAGACCTGGATATCTTCCAAGACCTGCAGGAAGCTTGCATACGCCGCAGAGTTCCTGTGTATATTCTTTTAGACCAGACTTCTGTTCCCTCATTCTTACAGATGTGTAAAAACCTTCGTGTACAGCTGGATGAGCTGCTG CAAATGAAAGTACGAACCGTAACAGGTTCTACCTACTACATGAGATCAGGTGCTCGGATCACTGGGAAGGTTCATGAGCGTTTCATGCTGATTGATGGAAACAGAGTGGCCACAGGTTCATATAG GTTTAACTGGACAGATGGCAAACTAAACAGCAGCAACCTTATCGAGTTATCTGGCCAGATAACCGAGAAATTCGATGAAGAGTTCCGCATCCTCTATGCCCAGTCCCTACCTCTGCCAGCGAATACAAGAGCTCCCTCTAGTGCCAGAAGCAGCGGTTTATATGACCATCTTGTCCTCAAACCACCTGGAACGCCTCCCTCCTACTTGGCACGAACAACAAAGCCTCAACCAGAATGTCTGACGAGCACTCCAGCCAGACTTCATACCCCAGAGATCCAACAGATGAATAAAGACATTGAAGATAGAGACAGAAAGAGTAACCCACTTTCTGATACTTCCACTCTAGGTGAAGACTGGATCGAGCAAGAACTCGGAGAGGAAGCACTCGCCTCACATGACCCTCCTCCTGTGCCGGCAACGAATGTTACTGCTCAGACTCAGACAGTCGATGTAATGATCTCTCCCCCTGTACCTTCCTGTGACATCTCAACACAAACCACCTGCCAAACGGCAGATGTGAGCGTGCAAACATGCGCCGACAAGCTTACAACGAAAACCTCATTCAGCAGCAACCCCAGTTGCAACCTACAAGAGGTGGACTGTCACCCACCTGTCTGTCTTGCTCCACAAGACATCACCATGAGGGAATGCTTCCTCAAGATCACCAAAGAGCGGCAGCACCACTACAGCTCCATTCGCTCCAAGCTTGACCACATGGTGACACTGCTTTCTCACAAGAGGGAACTAGTGGACCTCACCAACTTAGCACTGAGGCCTGGTCTGCACAAAGGACGTAAGGGTCAGCAAGAGGGCAGGCAGGTTCATGGTACACTTGACAATGCGATTATGGGGACTTGGCCCAGGTCGAGATGTCTGCAGTAA